CCGCCGGCGGTGCCGTCGACCTCGTGACAAACGGCACCCCGAGTTCGGCCGGCCACCCGGGCGGCACGTTCCTCTACGACACCGATAGCGGGATGCTGAGTTTCGATGCAGACGGCGGCGGCGCCGGCGCGGCCATCACCTTCGCCTGGCTCCAGTTCGCGCCGACGCTCGTGGCGGGCGACTTCGTCCTCGTTGCCTGACGGGCGCGCACGCCCGCTCTACGGAAGGGAGCGCGACGGGTTCGTGGTCCTCGCGCCGTTGCGGCTGCTACTCTCGTCCCCACGACAATGGGTGTGGGGACGGAATGGACTTCAAGGAACTGGTGCACAGCCGGCGCAGCACGCGCGGCTTCGCGGACAAGGCGATCCCGAAGGCGGTGATCCAGGAGATCATCGAGGACGCCAAGCGTGCGCCGTCGTCGATGAACAGCCAGCCGTGGCACGTCCATGTGCTGACCGGCGCGCCGCTCGACGAGGTGCGCCGGCGCAACATGGAGGAGATGGTTGCGGGCAAGCCGTCGAAGCGGGACATCTTCACCCACGGCCCCTACGAGGGCGCCCATCGCGAGCGCCAGGTCGGCGTCGCCAAGCAGCTGTTCGCCGCCATGGGTATCGCGCGCGACGACAAGGCGATGCGTCAGGACTGGGTGCT
This DNA window, taken from Reyranella humidisoli, encodes the following:
- a CDS encoding nitroreductase: MDFKELVHSRRSTRGFADKAIPKAVIQEIIEDAKRAPSSMNSQPWHVHVLTGAPLDEVRRRNMEEMVAGKPSKRDIFTHGPYEGAHRERQVGVAKQLFAAMGIARDDKAMRQDWVLRGFRQFDAPVSLVLTYDRVLDPGATCHFDLGALCYGIVLAAWNRGIGAVVNGQGIARSDIVREVASIPEDEAIMTCVALGYPDESFAANAVRSERVPAEAFVRYVGFGED